The following nucleotide sequence is from Psychroserpens sp. Hel_I_66.
ATGCATGTAGGTGGAGATTTATTTATACAAACCAACTTAGGCGACCTAGTGATGGGATTTCCCAACAATGGCAATCAATGGCAATTGAGCACAAGAAATCAAGGAGCTGATTGGCAATTTCAATCAAAAGAATCTGGTTCTAATACTTTCCTAACCAAATTTAGAATGAGACAAGATGGGGAGTTTCAAGTTGGAGACATTAGTACACTAGATGCATGGGTGCATATAAAACAAAATTCATCAATAATTAAACAACATATATTATTAGAAGAAGAAGGTACAGATTATGCTAGATTAGGATTTACAAATACTAGCACAGATGGTAATTGGGACATCGCAGGACTTCCAAGTACAACAGCAGAAAATGCAAGACTTAATTTTTATTTCAGAAATAGCTCTGGAGCTGGAAATAAAATGGTAGTTACAGGTGATGGTAGAGTTGGTATTAATGGGACACCAACTGGTGGAAGACTTCAAATTTTTCAGGGTGGTCAAGCCTCTAACTCTGGTATTCGATTTACTGACGGTACAGCAAACCAAGATTGGGACATAAGACATGGTTTTGGACTCAGCTTTATATATGGTGGAAGTTTAAGGGCCACAATTAGCGCAGTTAACGGAGCTTATATACAAGCGTCTGATATACGTCTAAAAGACAATATTAATCAACTAAACCCAGTATTGGACAAGATCTTAAAATTACGTCCAAAAACTTACTACTATAAGAGTGATGATAGTAAAACAGAAACTATTGGTCTAATAGCCCAAGAAGTACAAAAAATACTTCCTGAGGTCGTTCAATATTCTAAAGTTGATGATCTATTTGGTGTTGACTATGCAGCTTTTGGAGTGATTGCCATTAAAGCGATACAGGAACAGCAAGTGCTTATTGAAAACCAACAAAAACAGATTGATGAACTCAAAACACTTGTTACGACATTAATCAACAAACAATAATCTTATGAAAACTACAATAACTTTACACATATTAATATTGTGCTTTTTCTTCGGAAACGCGCAATCCATACAAAAATTCAGTATCGATTCTGGAGGTGCATCCGCTTCCGAAGGAAATATTCAAATCCTTTATACCATTGGCGAAGTAAATGTGCAGGAGTTCAGTACTGCGAGTGGTTCCATTTCTGAAGGATTTATAAATTCAGATTTTAGAGTTTTAATTGACCCTATAGTCTTTTTACAAGGACCTTCGTTATCACCTCTCACAAACGGACTCATGAATGATGACCTTAGAGAGAGTGGGCTGTTGCCAACAACGAGTCCATATGAGGATAATGCGACCTGCAGTGCTTCAGTATTTAATGCCACAGGAAACAATGCAATTGTAGATTGGATTTGGTTAGAATTGAGAGCTGCCAATGATAATCAAGAGCTCATAAATGCACGTTCTGCACTAGTGCAACGAGATGGTGATGTTGTAGATTTTGATGGCACATCATCTGTAATCATGCAAGCAGCTCCTACTTTTTATTTTGTGGTCGTAAAACATAGAAACCATTTGGGAGCAATGAGTGCAGCAACAATTAATTTATCTAATAATACAGCGAGCACTGTTGATTTTACAACTAGTGGATTTTCAACTTTTGGAAGCAATGCCTTGGTCATCTTAGATTCTGGTAGTAAAGCACTTTGGGCTGGAGACGCTAATGCAGATGATAGTATTGTTTTCTCTGGAAGCAATAATGATGTCAACGCCATTAAAGATTATATCCTGGCAGATCCTAGCAATATTTTAAACTTTATTACATACGTATCCGCAGGTTATCTCATGTACGACATTGATTTAAATAGTGCCACCATATTTTCTGGATCACCAAGTGACAGTAATGTAATTAAAGATAATATTCTCAACCATCCAGCAAATTTAACCAGTCTTCCAACTTTTACAATAAACACAACAGTTCCACCAAAAAATTAAAAAATCATGAAAAATCTATACTTATTTATTTTCGCATTTTCATTCACAATCGTATGCTTTTCGCAAGGGTACCAATTTGGGATTGTTCACAACTCAAATTATAATTTCTCTATTGTAGCTGTTCCAGATTTTGATGCCACAAACACAGATATTTCAGATATTGGATTCGCATTAATGCTTCCTGCTGGTGATGCAGATATCATAAACATTTCACAATTTAATGGTAGAAACTGGACGCTAAACCAAGTCACAGCATCACAATTAACCGGAGTTGGATTGGGAGATGGTACTCGCGATGCTTTCGTGATGAACATGCCTCCTGGACAAACCATTTTATCACATACTCAGGATACGCCATTTGTACTTATGAACTTTGATGTCACCAATATGCCAAGTACTGGACTAATTGCATTTCTAACAAATACAGATCCTATTGCAATAGGTCTTGGAGGTGCTGTAGATAGTTTTTATAATTCTAACATTGATAGTACCACAACCCAAAACTACTTTAATGGATTGGTACCTGGTCAAGAAGATTTTATGTTTGAAACCTTAGGTTTAAACGATGTTGAATTACAAAATCATACTATTTCGGTCCATCCAAATCCAGCAATCGAAATATTATCAGTAACCTCTAATTTAGATGTAGATGAAATGAAGCTCTATACTATTTTAGGGAAGTTAGTCATCTCTGCAAAAGACACTAAATCTATAACCGTAGATCACTTGAGTGCTGGTAATTATATCCTAAAAATAGGAACGAATAAAGGATATATTACTAAAAAGGTTATTATAGAATAGTAAATAATCGCAGATTATTGAATCAATAACTGGAAGTAGCCTAGATTAAAGGTTACTCCCAGTTTTTTTTTGATTATTTTTTAATTACATAAAATAATCTATTTGTTATAAAACTTTTAACAGAATTGAACCCAACACTAAATTAAAATATAATCGCTTTATCGTAACTTTGCTAAATGCGATTCAAAGTAAAATCAGATTTTAAGCCTACTGGAGATCAACCCCAAGCTATTAAGCAATTGGTTGGCGGAATAAATTCCGAAGAAAAATACCAAACTCTTTTAGGTGTTACAGGTTCAGGTAAAACATTTACAGTCGCAAATGTGATTGAAGAGGTGCAAAAACCAACGTTGGTTTTAGCGCACAATAAAACATTGGCAGCTCAGCTATATTCTGAATTTAAACAGTTTTTCCCTGATAATGCAGTTGAGTATTTCGTCTCCTATTACGATTACTATCAACCAGAGGCTTACATCCCAGTTTCGGGAGTTTATATAGAAAAAGATCTTTCTATAAACGAGGAAATTGAAAAAATGAGATTAAGCACCACGTCTTCCCTACTTTCGGGACGTCGTGATGTGATTGTAGTGGCTTCGGTTTCTTGTTTATACGGAATTGGAAACCCTATTGAATTTCAAAAAAATGTGATTTCTTTGGAAATTAATCAGGAAATCTCACGTACAGAATTACTCCATCGTCTCGTCCAGAGCTTATATTCTAGAACAGAGGCAGATTTCAAGCATGGAAATTTCCGAATAAAAGGAGATACGGTTGATGTTTTTCCAAGTTATGCAGATGACGCGTTTAGAATTCACTTTTTTGGTGATGAAATTGAAGATATTGAGCAGTTTAATATCCAGACCAATGAAGTTATTGAACATTATAACAGATTGAATATCTATCCAGCTAATATGTTCGTTACATCTCCAGATGTACTGCAAGGTGCGATTAGGGAAATTCAAGATGATTTGGTAAAACAACACGATTATTTTAAGGATATCGGTAAACATCTTGAAGCAAAACGCTTAAAAGAACGTACCGAATTTGACTTAGAAATGATTAGAGAGTTAGGCTATTGCTCTGGGATTGAGAATTATTCTCGTTATCTCGACGGGAGACTTCCTGGCACAAGACCTTTTTGCCTTTTAGATTATTTTCCAGAGGATTATTTAATGGTCATTGATGAAAGTCACGTGACTATTTCCCAAGTTCACGCCATGTATGGTGGCGATAGAAGTAGAAAAGTGAATTTGGTGGATTACGGATTTAGACTTCCCGCTGCAATGGATAACAGACCATTAAAATTTGAGGAATTTGAAGCTTTACAAAACCAAGTAATTTATGTGAGTGCCACACCTGCAGATTATGAGCTACAAAAAACCGATGGTGTTTACGTTGAGCAATTAATTAGACCAACGGGATTATTAGATCCCATTATAGAAGTACGACCAAGCTTAAATCAAATTGACGATTTAATTGAAGAAATGCAGCAACGTATAGAAAAAGATGAGCGTACATTGGTCACGACGCTAACCAAGCGTATGGCAGAAGAGCTGACTAAATACTTGGATCGCATTCAAATACGTTGTCGATATATTCATAGTGATGTAGATACCTTAGAGCGTGTAGAAATCATGCAAGATTTGAGAAAAGGAATTTTTGATGTCTTGGTTGGTGTTAATTTACTTCGTGAAGGTTTGGATTTACCAGAGGTTTCTCTTGTTGCCATTTTAGATGCAGATAAAGAAGGCTTTTTAAGATCGAATCGTTCACTCACCCAAACCGTTGGAAGAGCAGCACGTCACTTAAATGGTAAAGCGATAATGTATGCAGATAAGATTACAAACAGTATGCAAAAAACGATTGACGAGACTGAGTATCGTCGAGAAAAACAAATCGCTTATAATACAAAACACAACATTACTCCTACTGCATTGAAAAAGAGCTTAGACAGTGTACTGGCTAAAAATTCAGTGAGCACCTATAGTTATGAACTGGAAGCTGCCAGAGCTGCGGAACCTGAAAGTGAGTATTTAACAAAAGGTGAGCTTGAAAAGAAAATCCGTGAGAAACGAAAACTAATGGAGCAAGCTGCAAAAGCTTTAGATTTTATTGTTGCTGCAAAGTTGAGAGACGAAGTCAAAGGCTATCAAGAAAAGCTAGAAAAAGTGAAGGCTGATTAGGTTTTAGCTGAAAACTAAAAGATCTCTTTTCAAATACTTCTTAGTTATTATAAAATGCTAATTATACTGCACTTTAAATATATCAATTAAAAAATCTGGTGGAACCATTTTATTAGGGAAACTTTCCATTAAATCAAGAACACGATTTATAGATTCATGGCTTAATCCCATTCGTAGGCCAAAATTATGGAGTTTTACCAATTCTTTATTTGAAATGTGCTGGTCTAGATTCATCAACAAAACCAACCTGTGAAATTGTACGATGCGCTCGCTATGAGATTTTAGATGTACGTAAGTAACGGGATGTTCAAATAAGTAATCAAAGTCTTCTTTAGAAATGTCTAATTGTTTAGCGATACTAAACAAGAATTTATATTCAATAGATTTTATAGCTTCATCTGCTTGAGCAAAGGCGATCATTTCTGATAGTAAACTAAGCTTCTCAACGCGATTTATCATATTAGAGGGATTCATGATTTTTACTTTTATAAATTTAATAAGTATGTTTAATTTATAATCGTTGATAAGTTGTAGCTTATCGAAAAATATAGTGCTTTTCGTCCCATTTTTCCTACGTTTGCACTTAATTATTTTTTAATCAATTGATAATCAATAAATTAAAAACAACTTACCGTTCATCGATTTTTAGACTTAAAAAAAATAGTATC
It contains:
- a CDS encoding tail fiber domain-containing protein, yielding MKTKISLLILLFSLIGFAQNGINYKAVIKDDLGNVVANQNIDIRFTILQGAINSYQETHDVTTDSNGIIIVNIGEGTLVSGNFSTLVWGNGVFSLRSEIDLEQNGSYDIEETTAFKSVPYALTANKALTTQQVDLPYYDETSESGAAFHVQNDFSNGRYGIAGSVGTGAETLPSNNAGVFGQGVEGHGVYGVAKTSFFAGVQGVSESSTGVGVQGYGIGGGVGGHFYTTSSGQAALTTGLGNVGIGIEEPEMKMHVGGDLFIQTNLGDLVMGFPNNGNQWQLSTRNQGADWQFQSKESGSNTFLTKFRMRQDGEFQVGDISTLDAWVHIKQNSSIIKQHILLEEEGTDYARLGFTNTSTDGNWDIAGLPSTTAENARLNFYFRNSSGAGNKMVVTGDGRVGINGTPTGGRLQIFQGGQASNSGIRFTDGTANQDWDIRHGFGLSFIYGGSLRATISAVNGAYIQASDIRLKDNINQLNPVLDKILKLRPKTYYYKSDDSKTETIGLIAQEVQKILPEVVQYSKVDDLFGVDYAAFGVIAIKAIQEQQVLIENQQKQIDELKTLVTTLINKQ
- a CDS encoding T9SS type A sorting domain-containing protein, with translation MKNLYLFIFAFSFTIVCFSQGYQFGIVHNSNYNFSIVAVPDFDATNTDISDIGFALMLPAGDADIINISQFNGRNWTLNQVTASQLTGVGLGDGTRDAFVMNMPPGQTILSHTQDTPFVLMNFDVTNMPSTGLIAFLTNTDPIAIGLGGAVDSFYNSNIDSTTTQNYFNGLVPGQEDFMFETLGLNDVELQNHTISVHPNPAIEILSVTSNLDVDEMKLYTILGKLVISAKDTKSITVDHLSAGNYILKIGTNKGYITKKVIIE
- the uvrB gene encoding excinuclease ABC subunit UvrB; translated protein: MRFKVKSDFKPTGDQPQAIKQLVGGINSEEKYQTLLGVTGSGKTFTVANVIEEVQKPTLVLAHNKTLAAQLYSEFKQFFPDNAVEYFVSYYDYYQPEAYIPVSGVYIEKDLSINEEIEKMRLSTTSSLLSGRRDVIVVASVSCLYGIGNPIEFQKNVISLEINQEISRTELLHRLVQSLYSRTEADFKHGNFRIKGDTVDVFPSYADDAFRIHFFGDEIEDIEQFNIQTNEVIEHYNRLNIYPANMFVTSPDVLQGAIREIQDDLVKQHDYFKDIGKHLEAKRLKERTEFDLEMIRELGYCSGIENYSRYLDGRLPGTRPFCLLDYFPEDYLMVIDESHVTISQVHAMYGGDRSRKVNLVDYGFRLPAAMDNRPLKFEEFEALQNQVIYVSATPADYELQKTDGVYVEQLIRPTGLLDPIIEVRPSLNQIDDLIEEMQQRIEKDERTLVTTLTKRMAEELTKYLDRIQIRCRYIHSDVDTLERVEIMQDLRKGIFDVLVGVNLLREGLDLPEVSLVAILDADKEGFLRSNRSLTQTVGRAARHLNGKAIMYADKITNSMQKTIDETEYRREKQIAYNTKHNITPTALKKSLDSVLAKNSVSTYSYELEAARAAEPESEYLTKGELEKKIREKRKLMEQAAKALDFIVAAKLRDEVKGYQEKLEKVKAD